The window GCCCAAGTTAGCAATACTGGCTTCATAGCATTTTACCGCAACGGTGAGTATCATTAACATAAATAACATCCTTGTACAGCATTGTGATAAATCATATGCTGATGGAACTATGTTATACAACCAAAATACAAGGTTGCACAGCTCTtaataaaaactaaatatttctttaagttttcaatttattagcttttataaGTATAGCATAATGTCAGCATTTGTTTGTGTCTTGCAGAATCCGTAATTAATGTTTTGACCCTGGAGCCGCCTTTTATTGACCAAGGTTGGTTGCTATTTTCTATGTGGTGCGGATAGATTTCatcaaattacaaacaaagCTTAAGCTTAGCTCACGTCAATTTTTTCGCATTCCATATATAAGCTTAGCTGAATAAAGTATGTATGCAATCAACATGTAGATCAACGAAATTAATTGAAGTAAATATAGGCTATGGAGGCCTAagctttttttttcaatagaCAATTTAGATGGGACTCGTTTAGGTATACCGTAATCGAAGCCTGATTTTTCCAACagacaataaataaaaattaacataaaaataagttctttattttaaagattGTGGTGGAGACTTAACCACGCCCACTAACGGTCATGGAAATTTTACATCACCAAATTATCCTGGCGCACACGCCAATGATGTCATGTGCACCTGGATAATTACTGCTCCACATAGGCGGAAAGTTCGTATTTGGTTTAGTTACGTATACACGGAAACCTGCTGTGATTGGATCATTGTAAGTCTATCTTTCCTGAACTTTTGTTTGCTCTATCCTCTTTAAATtgatctttgtttatttaaagaaaGAGACACTTaattcaaacttatttgtattcaTTAAAACTATATATAGTTATGCTCTGTGTTTActtatttgttgttattttagatTCGCGATGGTCCAAGCCAGAGATCGGCCAAGCTTGGTGTTATCAGTGGTTATCCATTTAACTTCCACAGTTTTGTTTCAACTGGTCCAGTTCTGAGAGTTGAGTTTGAGAGTGATTACAGTTTAAACGGTCGCGGATTTGTTGCTCTCTATGAAACCTACAGTGTGGGAGgtggaaaataaaataatttattaaaattttttaatcattaCAATAATTAAGTTGTACTTCCTTTGTCTGTATAGATAGTCTTTCGGTTTTGATTCTTTTATTAGTTAGTTATAGTATGTTTGCTTTACCTCACACGAAGTTTTCGTGTGATTTCTATCGATATTTCTGATAGTTTTTTATGCTAACTAGTAGCAGAAGTAGGCCTTACTATAGTAGCAAATGTACGTGCTGAAGTTTATTGCAACGCTTGAAACTCTGTTTTGCTTGTTCATACAGGcttgtttttacagtattgGAGCAAGATAactaaaatcaataaaatatatttatattgttcaTCTTCAATAATTGTGTATCAGGAGATACGCTTACTTCGACGTGTGGAGGAAAACTTGAGGCAAATGCTACTTTGCAGTATTTCAGCAGTCCTAACTTTCCCGAGCCATACAATCAGTCTGATGGATGCATATGGGTTATCGAAGCTGGATTTGGTTTGAGGGTTCGCCTACATGTTCTGGGTATTATTACGCAAGGTTTAGCCGGTATTCTGCATGTAAGTTTTATTTCCTTCAATTGTATTATAGTAATTAAATCATAGATTTCTTCTCAGAGTTGTTTATACGTATTGCGCCAAACGTTTTTGAAACATATGTGATCACTAGCctaactttttattgtttttaattcccgtaattataataaaacaaatgttttttatacattttttttgttagaatatcttttattatttatttttgtaggtTTAAAATCCTTCTTAGCTTACgatttaagtttaaattaCACGTACATGTTTTGAAGAACTTTAACTATATTCTTGCAGATCTTTGACGGTGAATCAACAGATAGTCCGGCGTTGCTGCGTTTAACTGGCAAACATTATCAAGATTTTGTGAGAAGCAGCACTGGCCCGTTCATGacagtttattttcaagttgCTGTTAATTCGACCGCACATCATGGTGGATTTAGAGCCTCCTACCAATCAGTACTTGCCCAGTCAGAGCCTGAAAATAAAGTAGGAACGGGTCTCTTACAGCGTGAACAAAAGGATCCTCGATAAATTTAAGAAGTTTATAAAATGGTCATGGCTGTTCTTGCTGGACTTCCCTGATTCTCAAAATCGtccgttttgttgtttttataaaactattgATGTTTTTCAGCTTTCATTGCTTCTTGAGTGTTTAGCAGTGCTCTTTTTGGATTCTATAATATCActgataatattttattccTTTGCTTTATAATACAGTTAATGCGGTATTATATTTGAAGTTTGGGTATAGTTTTTGTATGTACGTATAAACTTTTCCGAAACTTGCATCAagcacaaaaaaaaaattatttttagtttgtaAAAACCTGCATTTTGTGGATAAAAACTTTGATTGTCttcttataaataaaaaagtaattgaAAGAGTTGTAAACTTTAATATAATTTCATACTTGAAAATGTGATTAAAAGTGTGAAAGGTCCTCAAAGCTAACTTTAACTGTTACAAATGCAATCAAGTGGATTTGTTCAAGTGGACTCAAGTGGATTCCGATATAAAacttatattttgttgaaggtATAATTTCTAGCTTATGCCCTGACAGCCTATAcaacttttaattaaaatatgatATCCTATTTTTGTTTGCGTTTTGATAAGTATACAGAATAAACATGTCCGATTATGGAGGATTTCATTGTTCAGTTTACAATACAAGTGTACCAAAAAAGAGTAAGTTCGCTTATACatttttagcttattttaTAATCTACATGCGTTGAAATATTATACGAACTTTGGccaacaaacataaaattaacattGTAGCCGAAATAAAGCTACTTATGCTGCGACATGTGTTGTTTATAAAGAATAATATCATTTTATCATCATAGCAAATGTGGTGTTTACTTCCATGTCATATTATTTTCGTTatctttttttctgtttatctGGACAAGAGTGATCCGAGAAGACCAGACGTCTTGTCGAAAACGGCTTGGTAGGATGCTCTGAAGCCTCCAGCTTGGAGTCTATTGCGGTGGTTTTCGTCAGTATCAAACACGACAGTCAACTGGTTTCCCGAGCTTGTGAAGCTATACCGCTCGGCATGTTTTCCAGTGAGAGTTGCATACCGGTTCTCTTCAATTGGTTGATCACCTTCGTAAACCTGTATGGAAAAAAGCAAACGCAACTTATAGCTTAAAGTTACAAGCGTATCAGTTTATAAGCAAAACTGTGCAAGATAAAGGTAAAAAATGGAGTATAATGCATTCAACAATTATTGTTATACATCGCCAGTAAAGTAAGGAAAAGATGCATTATAATCATTGCAATAAATGCAGGGCAGTCATATATACCTTGATCTCATCGGAGAAAACCTCCGTGATTGCTCCCAGAATGATAAGTCGGACGGTTTGGCCGAAACCTGCAGTGATAACCCAAATACAAAGCGTATCGTTGTCGTAAGTACCTGGCCAGTTGGGTGTGGAAAAGTATTGTAAGCGGTTGACGTCAGCTGTCAATTTGGCGCCGCATGTAGATGTTTGCGCGTCGTCTGCGATACAGGATTATTATACTTCCACGAAATAGATTTCAGTACTAGTTTTATTTGTGCCAAGAGACCAAATAtggataacaaaaaaattcttatTAAATCAGTTTTAGTtaacctttaaaaataataatcgtTAATCGTTATTTCTCGTCTCACTTCCAGGTTTGTAGTTTTcgtaataaaagttaaatccTTTTCCGTTGGCCACTTCGTCCGAATCAAATTCAATTCTTAGTATACTCCCGGAGGAAACATAGCTGGGAAAAAATTGAGGGCTGCCACTGATGACGCCAATTTTGGGGGAATTTGCGTTAGCGCCATCTCGTACCTGCATTTATGCAAACAGATTTTATCCAGTAGCCCTTGGGTTGATTAAAAAGAACGAGTGCAATGAGtgtaacaaatataaaacgaGTGCAAACGATCACATATGTagtaaaaataacataaaatgtGTTATTTCATACACCTATAGTCGTCATTTTTGGTTAACCTTAATCCAGTCACAGCACGTTTCAGTGGATATGTAGCCAAACCAGACCCGAATACGATTCTCTGACGACGTGGTTAGCAACCAGACGCACATTAAGTTACTGGGGTGTTGCTGATTGTATCCTGGACTGACAACGAACCCGTGCCCGGTAGGTGGCACTTGCAAGTTCTCGCCACATTCTGGATTGTATGTTCAAGATAAGCAAATTAAAAGATATTCGCGTACAACTTGAGAATACAATTTGAATTCAAACGGCATATTACCTTCAAATTCAGTCACAGGAATAGTAGTGGGTACGCTGGGAACTAAACGACAAAAAGTTACAGCACGAATATTTTTAATAGCTTCGAATTATGTAGGGAGTTATTACTACTGTACACATCACTTAAAAATTAcatcaaaatttaattatagTTAATTTATCATTGTTAGATAAATTACACGAGATCGTATACAACCATTCTACCGCTTATGAAAGAAGCGTTAAATCCACGGAAGTTGTAGGAACTGTCTGATCGAAAACGGACATAAAGCACTCCACTACTAGAAGTGTAATTAACTGGAGCAAGACTTCTTCCTCTTCGGTAAGTCAACAACGGAGATTTATCGGTCGTTCCGTCAAGAACctcaaaattgaaataatGTTCCGTTTTCATGCAATTTAACAACGCAGAAGATTCTTTTGCAGGTACAGATTTATATGCAATATGCAATATAATAATTAtctgttttaaacatttccatGTTTGTGTGTTAATTAGAAAAACTGAGTAAATTGTTGTTTACAACAGttggaaaagtttttcaaccGATCACTGTATGCTCCTTTTCTCGACAAAGCCCTTCCAAAAGTTGACCAAGGTACCGCCAGACTTGGATAACAGCAATCAaatcattatttatttaattattcaaaattatacaactttgttttttgtaaacaaaattcGATATCTTCTTTATCAGATTTGGATAGTGACATCAAGAAAAAAGGTTTGGATGCTGTGCTAAAGAAGCATCCAGAGAAATCCAATGAAAACTCATCATCAGTTTTTACTCCAGATGATAAAAAGTTGACTCGATCATATCCTTTTAGCAATACAAGAAGCATGATGCAATCTCGGTCCATGATCCGTCGTTCAGATGGGGTAAGCATTAtcaatattattttgttaaaacatgcGACATTGATAACAAAGTGGTGGCTTTTCGCACAATGTGTTTTTATCATTCTAAGCATGTTCTATTTCTTCCAATGTATCATTTttaactcaaaatgttttacataAATGTTTTTCTCACCTCTGGAATTAATTGTGCAATTGGACCATATGTGCAATAGATTGTGCTATTTTGCACGGACACTATGTGCAAAGGTTCAGCTACTCGTATTTCTACTATCTGGAAACACCTTGCCAATAAATTGAGCTTTCTGATTTGCAGTCAATGGAAGAGAGAATAACTCGAAGAGACGAACATGGCAATGAAGAAACCACCATTATTACTCAAACACCAGATGGAAAAcgtaaaacagaaatttggaATCGTGATGGACAATGCCAGGTTTTAGATAACGGTATTGCAGCCCACTAGTTATTAGAAGATTTTTACGTCATTTCTCGCTTTTTCCAATCTCATGGATTTGAAATAATACTTCTTGGCATGATCGAATTCCTGTAATAAAAAGACTTAAGCGAGTTGAACGTtatgttttaactttattgtcaTTTCCAGGTGAACCTCAGATCATCTCTTCATATTATCCACATTCGGGGATTTTTCGTCAAGTCAATTCCTTACTTCGGGACTTCTTTCCTTAAAACTTTCTACCAGgtttacatttttcaaaaagcaaatattgtGTAGCTTTATGCAAAtattaaagttgtttttgtttcgcTGTAAAACTTACTGTGTTCGCATTTTTCTCCACTAGTGTACCTAAGCACCTGCCTAtgttttattgacttttgaGGGGATAAAAGAAATACTTTCCAATGATCATAAgacgttttgtttttgtgtgggaagttgttgatttttctgtaacatttttattatgtcATCGTTGTTCTGAATCTGACCtaatgttgttttaataattgCGTAATGCTAATGACGTACAACCTTTCATAGAAATAGTACATTTCGGTTGTGACTTGTGATTAGAATCAGAGATGAAAGTCTAATGAAATGAAAGGGCTCAGGTTTtagtttgtgaaaatttttgtgccttcatgcaaacattttttacgGTATTAAGAGTAAGaatttattttcgtttttttgttattgctCTTGG of the Clavelina lepadiformis chromosome 7, kaClaLepa1.1, whole genome shotgun sequence genome contains:
- the LOC143464474 gene encoding scavenger receptor cysteine-rich domain-containing protein DMBT1-like, whose product is MKTEHYFNFEVLDGTTDKSPLLTYRRGRSLAPVNYTSSSGVLYVRFRSDSSYNFRGFNASFISVPSVPTTIPVTEFEECGENLQVPPTGHGFVVSPGYNQQHPSNLMCVWLLTTSSENRIRVWFGYISTETCCDWIKVRDGANANSPKIGVISGSPQFFPSYVSSGSILRIEFDSDEVANGKGFNFYYENYKPGNDAQTSTCGAKLTADVNRLQYFSTPNWPGTYDNDTLCIWVITAGFGQTVRLIILGAITEVFSDEIKVYEGDQPIEENRYATLTGKHAERYSFTSSGNQLTVVFDTDENHRNRLQAGGFRASYQAVFDKTSGLLGSLLSR
- the LOC143464471 gene encoding scavenger receptor cysteine-rich domain-containing protein DMBT1-like, which produces MCEHSAKRSIMKFLVLLLTVLVVTGVACGQCQTTFTAFAARQIFSSPDYPSNYPNDLNCTYIIEAANDGDQVEIAFIEILTERCCDYIIVRDGRNSNSPIIGNFRGNITRDLTYISSFGALYIEFESDESITFTGFQVEYRAHPGDSGCGDTIIINEVEETSPTLASPNYPSDYPDDVFCIWTLKAPVGMRVVIQITSYIFESCCDSLLIRNGDNESSPVLAYLRGRSFRSRTYSSTGQVMQVRFRSNAQVSNTGFIAFYRNESVINVLTLEPPFIDQDCGGDLTTPTNGHGNFTSPNYPGAHANDVMCTWIITAPHRRKVRIWFSYVYTETCCDWIIIRDGPSQRSAKLGVISGYPFNFHSFVSTGPVLRVEFESDYSLNGRGFVALYETYSVGGDTLTSTCGGKLEANATLQYFSSPNFPEPYNQSDGCIWVIEAGFGLRVRLHVLGIITQGLAGILHIFDGESTDSPALLRLTGKHYQDFVRSSTGPFMTVYFQVAVNSTAHHGGFRASYQSVLAQSEPENKVGTGLLQREQKDPR